One genomic region from Streptomyces sp. Li-HN-5-11 encodes:
- a CDS encoding fused MFS/spermidine synthase gives MTEPIPVTRAVDHGTAKLMPDVDRERAWLLTVDGAPQSYVDLDAPEHLEFEYARRLGHVLDTLAAPGRPLDVLHLGGGALTLPRYVAATRPGSRQDVVEADRGLLDLVVAHLPLPDGAGIELHAADARAWLEAAPADSADVLIADVFGGSRVPAHLTSLAYAREAERVLRCGGVYLANLADAAPFAFLRSQLATFATVFEELALIAEPGVLRGRRFGNAVLAAAHRPLDIAALTRLTASDAFPARVEHGTALAEFTGGAEPVRDEEAVPSPEPPDGAFGIG, from the coding sequence GTGACCGAGCCGATACCCGTGACCCGAGCCGTCGATCACGGGACCGCCAAGCTGATGCCCGACGTCGACCGCGAGCGGGCCTGGCTGCTGACGGTGGACGGGGCGCCGCAGTCGTACGTCGATCTGGACGCGCCCGAGCACCTGGAGTTCGAGTACGCCCGCCGGCTCGGGCACGTGCTGGACACGCTCGCCGCGCCGGGCAGACCGCTGGACGTGCTGCACCTCGGCGGCGGCGCGCTGACGCTGCCGAGGTACGTGGCAGCGACCCGCCCGGGCTCCCGGCAGGACGTCGTGGAGGCCGACCGGGGCCTGCTGGACCTGGTCGTCGCCCACCTGCCGTTGCCCGACGGCGCCGGCATCGAGCTGCACGCCGCCGACGCCCGCGCCTGGCTGGAGGCCGCGCCGGCCGACTCGGCGGACGTGCTGATCGCGGACGTCTTCGGCGGCTCCCGGGTCCCGGCCCACCTCACGTCCCTCGCCTACGCTCGGGAGGCGGAACGTGTGCTGCGCTGCGGCGGTGTCTATCTCGCCAACCTCGCCGACGCCGCGCCCTTCGCCTTCCTGCGCTCCCAACTCGCCACATTCGCCACGGTCTTCGAGGAACTCGCGCTGATCGCCGAACCGGGCGTGCTGCGCGGCAGGCGCTTCGGCAACGCGGTGCTCGCCGCCGCGCACCGGCCCCTCGACATCGCGGCCCTGACCCGGCTCACCGCCTCCGACGCCTTCCCCGCGCGCGTCGAACACGGCACCGCTCTCGCGGAGTTCACCGGCGGCGCCGAACCGGTGCGCGACGAGGAGGCCGTACCGTCGCCCGAGCCGCCGGACGGGGCGTTCGGCATCGGCTGA
- a CDS encoding PmoA family protein, translating to MTGLRLVHAHGDRITLTEPSTGVELLAYVYRPEAAWEAPKPYLHPLRTLAGDVVTDYRPNDHRWHKGLSLTASHLSGANLWGGNTYVHGEGYLELPERVGSMAHVAFDEVAAHGGGAVIAERLTWHPYGGELWAEEERRIEVHDVDAAAGSWALTWTSAVTNRRQEPLRFGSPTTAGRELAGYTGLFWRGPRAFRNGRVIGPDGEGAELMGTQAPWLAYSGEHDGTDGHATLVFAHAPENDHDGAKGTHPAHWFVRKEPFAAVAPSWAFFEELELAPGETLRRRYRVVVADGAWERDDVADYLEAHPW from the coding sequence ATGACGGGCCTGCGTCTCGTCCACGCGCACGGCGACCGCATCACGCTCACCGAACCGTCGACCGGCGTCGAACTGCTCGCCTACGTCTACCGGCCGGAAGCCGCCTGGGAGGCGCCGAAGCCCTACCTCCACCCGCTCAGGACGCTTGCCGGCGACGTCGTCACCGACTACCGGCCCAACGACCACCGCTGGCACAAGGGCCTGTCGCTGACCGCCTCGCACCTGTCCGGGGCGAATCTGTGGGGCGGCAACACGTACGTGCACGGCGAGGGATATCTCGAACTTCCCGAGCGCGTCGGCTCGATGGCACACGTCGCCTTCGACGAGGTGGCCGCGCACGGCGGCGGCGCCGTCATCGCCGAACGGCTGACCTGGCATCCGTACGGCGGCGAACTGTGGGCCGAGGAGGAGCGCCGGATCGAGGTCCACGACGTGGATGCGGCCGCCGGTTCCTGGGCGCTGACGTGGACGAGCGCGGTGACGAACCGGCGTCAGGAGCCGCTGCGGTTCGGCAGCCCGACCACGGCCGGGCGTGAACTGGCCGGCTACACCGGGCTGTTCTGGCGGGGCCCGCGGGCCTTCAGGAACGGGCGGGTCATCGGGCCGGACGGAGAGGGCGCGGAGCTGATGGGCACACAGGCTCCCTGGCTGGCCTACTCCGGCGAGCACGACGGCACCGACGGCCACGCCACCCTCGTCTTCGCGCACGCCCCCGAGAACGACCACGACGGTGCCAAGGGCACCCACCCGGCCCACTGGTTCGTGCGCAAAGAGCCGTTCGCGGCGGTCGCCCCCTCCTGGGCCTTCTTCGAGGAACTGGAACTGGCTCCCGGTGAAACGCTCAGGCGGCGCTACCGGGTCGTCGTCGCCGACGGGGCGTGGGAGCGGGACGACGTCGCCGACTACCTGGAGGCGCATCCGTGGTGA
- the tuf gene encoding elongation factor Tu: protein MPKTAYVRTKPHVNIGTMGHVDHGKTTLTAAITKVLAERGSGTFVPFDRIDRAPEEAARGITINIAHVEYETDTRHYAHVDMPGHADYVKNMVTGAAQLDGAILVVSALDGIMPQTAEHVLLARQVGVDHIVVALNKADAGDEELTDLVELEVRDLLTQQGYPGDSVPVVRVSGLGALEGDPRWTASIEALLDAVDTYVPMPERYLDAPFLLPVENVLTITGRGTVVTGAVERGTVRVGDRVEVLGAEVETVVTGLETFGKPMTEAQAGDNVALLLRGVPRDAVRRGHVVAAPGSVAPRRRFTARVYVLSTREGGRTTPVSTGYRPQFYIRTADVVGDVDLGEAAVARPGDTVTMTVELGRAVPLEPGLGFAIREGGRTVGAGTVTGVQ from the coding sequence ATGCCCAAGACCGCATACGTGCGCACCAAACCGCATGTGAACATCGGCACGATGGGCCACGTCGACCACGGCAAGACCACTCTGACCGCCGCCATCACGAAGGTGCTGGCCGAGCGCGGCAGCGGCACGTTCGTTCCGTTCGACCGCATCGACCGGGCCCCGGAGGAGGCCGCGCGCGGCATCACCATCAACATCGCGCACGTCGAGTACGAGACCGACACCCGGCACTACGCGCACGTGGACATGCCGGGCCACGCCGACTACGTCAAGAACATGGTCACCGGGGCCGCGCAGCTCGACGGGGCGATCCTCGTCGTCTCCGCGCTCGACGGGATCATGCCGCAGACGGCCGAACACGTGCTGCTCGCCCGGCAGGTGGGCGTCGACCACATCGTCGTCGCGCTCAACAAGGCCGACGCGGGCGACGAGGAGCTGACCGACCTGGTGGAGCTGGAGGTCCGCGACCTCCTCACCCAGCAGGGCTACCCGGGCGACTCCGTCCCCGTCGTACGGGTCTCCGGGCTCGGGGCGCTGGAGGGCGACCCGCGGTGGACGGCGTCGATCGAGGCGCTGCTCGACGCGGTGGACACCTATGTGCCCATGCCCGAGCGGTACCTGGACGCGCCGTTCCTGCTGCCGGTGGAGAACGTGCTCACCATCACCGGCCGCGGCACGGTCGTCACCGGCGCGGTCGAGCGCGGCACGGTCCGCGTCGGCGACCGGGTCGAGGTGCTCGGCGCCGAGGTGGAGACGGTGGTTACTGGCCTGGAGACCTTCGGCAAGCCCATGACGGAGGCGCAGGCCGGCGACAACGTGGCGCTGCTGCTGCGCGGTGTCCCGCGCGACGCGGTCCGCCGCGGTCACGTCGTCGCGGCGCCGGGCAGCGTCGCGCCCCGGCGGCGCTTCACGGCGCGGGTGTACGTCCTGTCGACGCGCGAGGGCGGCCGGACCACGCCGGTGTCCACCGGTTACCGGCCGCAGTTCTACATCCGCACGGCGGACGTGGTGGGCGACGTCGACCTCGGCGAGGCGGCCGTCGCGCGGCCCGGGGACACCGTCACGATGACGGTGGAGCTGGGGCGTGCGGTACCCCTTGAGCCGGGCCTGGGCTTCGCCATCCGTGAAGGCGGCCGGACCGTCGGCGCGGGGACCGTGACCGGCGTGCAGTGA
- a CDS encoding cupin translates to MVSAEAFAGLPGGVAVSHLSVYDWPAADGLCGGTPHMHLACAEGYVVTGGRGAVQTLTTSGYEVTPLAPGTVAWFTPGTIHRLVNDGDLRITVLMQNSGLPEAGDAVLTLPPEYLTDPQTYAAATTIPADAPEEEQERVARARRDLALEGYRALREADGPEVLADFHRAAAALVRPRLAAWRERWWHGARAAAMATGEQLDRLEKGDVSHLADAVVRAEQPTAYGRFGMCGRLEVYPAK, encoded by the coding sequence GTGGTGAGCGCCGAGGCGTTCGCCGGGCTGCCGGGCGGCGTCGCCGTTTCACACCTGTCGGTCTACGACTGGCCGGCCGCGGACGGCCTGTGCGGCGGAACTCCCCACATGCACCTGGCCTGCGCGGAGGGGTACGTCGTCACCGGCGGCCGCGGCGCGGTGCAGACACTCACGACGTCCGGCTACGAGGTGACGCCGCTCGCGCCCGGCACGGTCGCCTGGTTCACGCCCGGCACGATCCACCGGCTGGTCAACGACGGTGATCTGCGCATCACCGTCCTCATGCAGAACAGCGGGTTGCCCGAGGCGGGCGACGCGGTGCTCACCCTGCCGCCGGAGTACCTGACCGACCCGCAGACGTACGCCGCCGCGACGACGATCCCGGCGGACGCGCCCGAGGAGGAGCAGGAGCGCGTCGCCCGCGCCCGGCGCGACCTCGCGCTGGAGGGCTACCGGGCGTTGCGAGAGGCGGACGGGCCCGAGGTCCTGGCCGACTTCCACCGGGCCGCCGCCGCGCTGGTGCGGCCGCGCCTGGCCGCGTGGCGCGAGCGCTGGTGGCACGGCGCCCGGGCGGCGGCCATGGCCACGGGTGAGCAACTCGACCGCCTCGAAAAGGGCGACGTGTCCCACCTCGCCGACGCGGTGGTCCGGGCCGAGCAGCCGACGGCGTACGGGCGGTTCGGGATGTGCGGGCGGCTCGAGGTGTACCCGGCGAAGTAG
- a CDS encoding VTT domain-containing protein: MLDATTRSGGTATVSTRPGVREFAVAFPTAAQGPTVTSAGPAAPGGLVARCARALLSPWSRLSLLLVLLAAAGVSVLLFHPQRLLAHGWPPQLGGAAAAAVFAVAYGLCTVAFVPRPLLNLAAGALFGSQLGLAAALAGTVLGAGVAFGLGRVLGQDALRPLLRGRLLKAADGQLSRHGFRSMMAARLFPGVPFWAANYCAAVSRMRWPAFLLATALGSVPNTAAYAVAGARASTPTSPAFLAAMACIALPALAGAAVAWRKRHHLRSH, encoded by the coding sequence ATGCTCGATGCCACCACCCGCTCTGGGGGCACCGCCACGGTCTCAACCCGGCCCGGTGTCAGGGAGTTCGCCGTCGCCTTCCCCACGGCCGCGCAGGGCCCGACCGTCACCTCCGCCGGGCCGGCCGCGCCCGGGGGCCTGGTCGCCCGCTGCGCGAGAGCGCTGCTGTCGCCCTGGTCGCGCCTGTCCCTGCTGCTCGTCCTGCTCGCGGCGGCCGGGGTGTCCGTACTGCTCTTCCACCCGCAGCGGTTGCTGGCCCACGGCTGGCCGCCGCAGCTCGGCGGGGCCGCCGCTGCGGCGGTGTTCGCGGTGGCGTACGGACTGTGCACGGTGGCGTTCGTACCGCGGCCGCTGCTGAACCTGGCCGCGGGTGCGCTCTTCGGCTCCCAACTCGGGCTCGCGGCGGCGCTGGCCGGTACGGTCCTTGGGGCCGGGGTCGCCTTCGGCCTCGGCCGGGTGCTGGGCCAGGACGCGCTGCGGCCGCTGCTGCGCGGGCGGTTGCTGAAGGCGGCGGACGGGCAGCTCAGCCGGCACGGCTTCCGGTCGATGATGGCCGCCCGGCTGTTCCCCGGGGTGCCGTTCTGGGCCGCGAACTACTGCGCGGCCGTCTCGCGCATGCGATGGCCGGCGTTCCTGCTCGCGACGGCGCTCGGTTCGGTCCCGAACACCGCCGCCTACGCCGTCGCCGGCGCCCGCGCCTCAACGCCGACCTCCCCGGCGTTCCTGGCCGCGATGGCCTGCATCGCCCTACCGGCCCTGGCCGGCGCGGCGGTGGCCTGGCGCAAGCGCCACCATCTGCGCTCGCACTGA